The following are from one region of the Pelagibius sp. CAU 1746 genome:
- a CDS encoding Lrp/AsnC ligand binding domain-containing protein, with translation MTDTAPPRLDRIDRAILNELARNARISMIDLGQKVGLSKTPVTARVKRLEAEGVITGYRAEFSAGRLGLEHVAFLEVRLADTREKALQAFNAAVRQIAEVEECHMIAGGFDYLVKVRTRDIGDYRRVLSESISRLPHVASTSTFVSMESVRDRGVTQI, from the coding sequence TTGACGGACACCGCCCCGCCCAGGCTCGACCGGATCGACCGCGCCATCCTCAACGAGTTGGCGCGAAACGCGCGAATCTCAATGATCGATCTCGGCCAGAAAGTCGGCCTGTCGAAAACCCCGGTCACTGCCCGCGTGAAGCGCCTGGAGGCGGAGGGCGTGATCACCGGCTACCGCGCCGAGTTTTCGGCCGGGCGCCTGGGCCTGGAACACGTGGCCTTTCTGGAGGTGCGCCTGGCCGATACCCGCGAGAAGGCGCTGCAGGCCTTCAACGCGGCGGTTCGGCAGATCGCAGAGGTGGAGGAATGCCACATGATCGCCGGCGGCTTCGACTATCTCGTGAAGGTGCGCACCCGCGATATTGGCGACTACCGCCGGGTGCTGAGCGAGAGCATCTCGCGCCTGCCCCACGTCGCCTCCACCTCCACCTTCGTTTCGATGGAAAGCGTGCGCGACCGCGGCGTCACGCAGATCTGA
- a CDS encoding ABC transporter ATP-binding protein — protein MAQDAILEVRNLITSFTAKRAGTKYRIRAVDDVSFSVYPGEVLGIVGETGCGKTTVGRSILRLETAQSGSVLLKGRDILTEGSRTLRALRLKIRMVFQDPFASLNPRRSVGDSVAETGDIHGVFKNRSERRELVAEALTQVGLDPSFASRFPHELSGGQRQRVGIARAILPPPDLIIADEPVSALDVSVQAQVLNLLADLKERMGLTMLFISHDLGVVGQVSDRVAVMYMGHLVEIAQSKDLFAEPLHPYTKLLIASVPKLDPSQRIKGGLEKSEPPSRFEQLAGCPFYGRCPIASERCRDDRPPLRPFAGDRLAACHNI, from the coding sequence ATGGCACAGGATGCCATTCTCGAAGTTCGTAACCTGATCACCTCCTTCACCGCCAAGCGGGCCGGTACGAAGTACCGCATCAGGGCGGTCGACGACGTATCCTTTTCGGTCTATCCGGGCGAGGTGCTCGGCATCGTCGGCGAGACGGGCTGCGGCAAGACGACGGTCGGCCGCAGTATCCTGCGCCTGGAAACCGCGCAGAGCGGCTCCGTCCTTCTGAAGGGACGCGATATCCTGACTGAGGGAAGCCGTACGCTGCGGGCGCTGCGCCTGAAGATCAGGATGGTCTTTCAAGACCCCTTTGCCTCCCTGAATCCGCGCCGCAGCGTCGGAGATTCGGTCGCCGAGACGGGGGACATCCACGGAGTCTTCAAAAACCGCAGCGAGCGCCGCGAGCTTGTTGCCGAGGCCTTGACGCAGGTGGGGCTGGACCCTTCCTTCGCGTCGCGCTTCCCGCATGAACTGAGCGGCGGCCAGCGGCAGCGCGTGGGGATCGCCCGGGCCATTCTTCCGCCGCCGGATCTGATCATCGCCGACGAGCCGGTCTCGGCCCTCGACGTTTCGGTGCAGGCGCAGGTGCTGAACCTTCTGGCCGACCTGAAGGAGAGGATGGGCCTGACCATGCTCTTCATCTCTCACGACCTCGGTGTGGTCGGCCAGGTCAGCGACCGCGTCGCGGTGATGTACATGGGGCACCTGGTCGAGATCGCCCAGAGCAAGGATCTCTTCGCCGAGCCGCTGCATCCCTACACGAAGCTGCTGATCGCCTCGGTGCCAAAGCTGGATCCGTCTCAGCGCATCAAGGGCGGCCTTGAGAAGAGCGAGCCGCCGAGCCGCTTTGAGCAACTGGCCGGCTGCCCCTTCTATGGACGCTGCCCCATCGCCTCGGAGCGCTGCCGGGACGACCGGCCGCCGCTGCGGCCCTTCGCCGGCGACCGCCTCGCCGCCTGCCACAATATCTGA
- a CDS encoding ABC transporter ATP-binding protein encodes MLKVRDLVISLQTAGASLPIVSSISFDIDRGEVLGLVGESGCGKSMTSLAVMGLLPQPQVQVSAGRIELDGVDITAMPPHRRVEAGCGGVAMIFQEPMTSLNPVLRIGEQIEEAIRVHDRTSGRELRDRARELLDLVRIPDAALQLNAYPHELSGGMRQRVMIAIALACRPQVLIADEPTTALDVTVQLQILSLLRELCDELDMAVLFITHDLGVVAQLADRVAVMYAGRIVETGAVHILFQNPVHPYTHGLMSCVPDPGAGHDRLLTIPGQAPKPGEIKDGCAFAPRCSYARGDCRQGRVPQADVASGHWALCHFPLLEGGA; translated from the coding sequence ATGTTGAAAGTCCGCGATCTCGTCATTTCGCTCCAGACCGCCGGGGCAAGCCTGCCGATCGTGTCGTCGATTTCCTTCGACATCGACCGCGGAGAGGTGCTGGGCCTCGTCGGCGAGTCGGGCTGCGGCAAGAGCATGACCTCGCTGGCGGTGATGGGCCTGCTGCCACAGCCGCAGGTGCAGGTTTCGGCGGGCCGTATCGAACTCGACGGCGTCGATATTACGGCGATGCCGCCGCATCGCCGCGTCGAGGCCGGCTGCGGCGGCGTGGCGATGATCTTTCAGGAGCCGATGACCTCGCTCAACCCGGTGCTCCGCATCGGCGAGCAGATCGAGGAAGCGATCCGGGTGCATGACCGGACGAGCGGCCGCGAGCTGCGCGACCGGGCCAGGGAACTGCTCGATCTGGTGCGGATTCCGGATGCCGCGCTGCAGCTCAACGCCTATCCTCATGAGTTGTCGGGGGGCATGCGCCAGCGCGTCATGATCGCCATCGCCTTGGCCTGCCGCCCCCAGGTGCTGATTGCCGACGAGCCGACCACCGCCTTGGACGTGACGGTTCAGCTGCAGATCCTGAGCCTGCTGCGGGAGCTTTGCGACGAACTCGACATGGCGGTCCTCTTCATAACGCACGACCTGGGCGTCGTGGCCCAGTTGGCCGACCGCGTCGCGGTCATGTATGCCGGCCGGATCGTCGAGACGGGCGCCGTCCATATACTGTTCCAGAACCCCGTTCACCCTTACACCCATGGTTTGATGTCCTGCGTTCCCGATCCTGGGGCCGGGCACGACAGGCTGCTGACCATTCCCGGTCAGGCGCCCAAACCCGGCGAGATCAAGGACGGCTGCGCCTTCGCGCCAAGATGCTCCTATGCGCGCGGCGACTGCCGGCAGGGCCGGGTGCCGCAGGCCGACGTCGCGTCCGGTCACTGGGCGCTCTGCCATTTCCCGCTTCTCGAGGGAGGTGCGTGA
- a CDS encoding ABC transporter permease, whose translation MKEHIHSWLSPFLARPLALGGLVLLAVVIVLALLAEYIAPFGPADIEPINRLSPPNWTHWFGTDHFGRDTLSRVIHGSRLALLIGVGVVAFALVTGVPIGIVSALFPKLGRVLMRVVDVMMAFPSLLLALGLIVILGQSVANAIIAIGVIYLTTTARITYGVTLRLREETYVEAARSMGSGTLWLIGKHILPNMVSPLLVQASFVFAFAQLGAAALDFLGLGAPPEIPSWGNMLAESRIYITRAPWLLFFPGMMIVLTAFSLNLVGDVLRDRLDPRFREVLGNRQRK comes from the coding sequence GTGAAAGAGCATATCCATTCTTGGCTGTCGCCGTTTCTCGCGCGGCCCCTGGCCCTCGGCGGCCTGGTGCTGCTGGCGGTCGTCATCGTGCTGGCGCTCCTGGCCGAGTACATCGCGCCTTTCGGCCCCGCCGATATCGAGCCCATCAATCGCCTCAGTCCGCCGAACTGGACTCATTGGTTCGGCACCGACCATTTCGGGCGTGACACCCTCAGCCGCGTGATACACGGGTCCCGTCTGGCCTTGCTCATCGGGGTCGGGGTCGTCGCCTTCGCCTTGGTGACGGGCGTGCCCATCGGCATCGTCTCGGCGCTGTTCCCGAAGCTGGGGCGGGTGCTGATGCGCGTCGTCGATGTCATGATGGCCTTTCCCTCGCTGCTGCTCGCCCTCGGCCTGATCGTGATCCTGGGGCAAAGCGTGGCCAACGCCATCATCGCCATCGGCGTCATCTATCTGACGACCACGGCCCGAATCACCTATGGCGTGACGCTGCGTCTGCGTGAGGAGACCTATGTCGAGGCGGCCCGCAGCATGGGGTCGGGGACGCTGTGGCTCATCGGCAAGCATATCCTGCCGAACATGGTGTCGCCGCTGCTCGTGCAGGCGAGCTTCGTGTTCGCCTTCGCCCAGCTCGGGGCCGCTGCTCTGGATTTTCTTGGGTTGGGCGCGCCGCCGGAGATTCCCAGTTGGGGGAACATGCTGGCGGAATCGCGCATCTATATCACCCGAGCGCCGTGGCTCCTGTTCTTCCCCGGCATGATGATTGTCCTGACGGCCTTTTCCCTGAACCTGGTCGGTGACGTGTTGCGAGACAGACTGGACCCCCGCTTCCGCGAAGTGTTGGGGAACAGGCAGAGGAAGTAA
- a CDS encoding ABC transporter permease, producing MWLYVLKRTGAAAATLLAASVIIFLFIHLIPGDPIYVLLGDEATPDQVEALRTRLGLDQSLLVQYVNWVSNVLRGDFGTSIFFQAPVTTVILDGAETSLLLAGITMVWIILIGVPVGVLAAMRQGTWIDQGLSGMAMFMASIPTFWVGLYFILIFAAWLGWLPSSGYPSIFEEGGLANLRYLLLPSLTLAAPNAALILRLTRASMLDVAREDYIRTARAKGISPQRVVVRHILRNSLLAVVSAFGFTLAALISEAVVTETVFALPGVGRMVVQSILRRDYPVIQGVILVIVSLYLIINLLVDISYRYLDPRVELE from the coding sequence ATGTGGCTTTATGTCCTGAAGAGAACCGGCGCGGCCGCTGCCACACTGTTGGCCGCGTCGGTTATCATCTTTCTCTTCATCCACCTTATTCCCGGCGACCCGATCTATGTGTTGCTGGGCGATGAGGCGACGCCCGATCAGGTCGAGGCACTGCGTACCCGCCTCGGCCTCGACCAGTCGTTGCTGGTCCAGTACGTCAACTGGGTCAGCAACGTGCTGCGGGGCGATTTCGGCACCTCGATCTTCTTTCAGGCCCCGGTGACGACCGTCATCCTGGACGGCGCCGAGACCAGTCTGCTGCTGGCCGGCATCACCATGGTGTGGATCATCCTGATCGGCGTTCCCGTCGGTGTTCTGGCCGCGATGCGCCAGGGGACCTGGATCGACCAGGGCCTGTCGGGGATGGCGATGTTCATGGCCTCGATCCCGACGTTCTGGGTCGGCCTCTACTTCATCCTGATCTTCGCCGCCTGGCTGGGCTGGCTGCCCAGTTCGGGCTATCCTTCGATCTTCGAAGAGGGCGGGCTGGCCAACCTGCGCTACCTGCTGCTGCCCAGCTTGACGCTGGCGGCGCCCAATGCGGCCCTCATCCTGCGCCTGACCCGCGCCAGCATGCTGGACGTCGCACGCGAAGACTACATCCGCACCGCCCGCGCCAAGGGGATCAGCCCGCAGCGCGTGGTCGTCCGGCATATCCTGCGCAATTCGCTGCTGGCCGTGGTCTCGGCTTTCGGGTTCACCCTGGCGGCCCTGATCTCCGAAGCCGTCGTGACCGAGACCGTCTTCGCCCTGCCGGGCGTCGGGCGGATGGTCGTGCAGTCGATCCTGCGCCGCGACTATCCGGTGATCCAGGGCGTCATCCTGGTGATCGTCTCGCTCTATCTGATCATCAATCTGCTGGTGGACATTTCCTATCGCTACCTCGACCCACGGGTGGAACTCGAGTGA
- a CDS encoding ABC transporter substrate-binding protein, translated as MLRRFRNLLRGAAFAALSVVVSSQAMAAGTLRYATIGEPPSLDVHVGTATIAATIGQHMFETLYAFDSKFEPQPLLASGEKLEDGDRTIIISLRQGVTFHNGKELTAEDVVASLKRWGEHGARGKLLMANAVSVEASGKYEVTLKLSEPNGAWKSMMAFPNGGPVIYPADIVSAAGGNPIAPENYIGTGPFRFKEWRANRYVELVKYDDYKGLESPADGYAGARVAEVDAVRFIPVPDVGTRVSGIQAGDYDYAEFISGDLYETLKNDSSVRIHLSGAPIFGLVFMNSKQGLLKDNHLLRRAIQTALNKEEALRVSVGQEELWDANGSFFPKGNIWYSESGAEAYSEGDPEKAKKMAEEAGYDGTPIKLLVSTNYKTHFDQATVFTRQLADAGINVQMVVVDWATLLKKRAQPDQWDMFVTHHGNIPDPILLTALNDSYPGWWVTDEKTSLKAQFTGTSDLNARREAWSKLQALIYEQVPTMKVGDVYSYNIASPGLKGIGDSTLIWPHFWGVSK; from the coding sequence ATGCTAAGACGATTCAGAAATTTGCTTCGCGGCGCGGCTTTCGCGGCGCTGTCGGTAGTGGTGTCCTCGCAGGCTATGGCCGCGGGGACGCTGCGCTATGCGACCATTGGCGAGCCGCCCAGCCTGGATGTGCACGTTGGCACGGCCACCATCGCCGCGACCATCGGCCAGCACATGTTCGAGACGCTCTACGCCTTCGACTCGAAGTTCGAGCCGCAGCCGCTCCTGGCCAGTGGCGAGAAGCTGGAAGACGGCGATCGCACCATCATCATTTCCCTGCGCCAGGGCGTGACGTTCCACAACGGCAAGGAACTGACCGCAGAGGATGTCGTGGCGTCGCTCAAGCGCTGGGGCGAGCACGGTGCGCGCGGAAAGCTGCTCATGGCCAACGCGGTCTCGGTCGAGGCCAGCGGGAAGTACGAAGTCACGCTCAAGCTCTCCGAGCCCAACGGCGCCTGGAAGAGCATGATGGCCTTCCCGAACGGCGGACCGGTGATTTATCCGGCCGACATCGTCTCGGCCGCCGGGGGCAACCCGATCGCGCCCGAGAACTACATCGGCACCGGTCCTTTCCGCTTCAAGGAATGGCGCGCCAACCGCTATGTCGAGCTGGTCAAGTACGACGACTACAAGGGGCTCGAGTCGCCGGCTGACGGTTATGCCGGAGCGCGCGTCGCCGAGGTCGATGCCGTGCGCTTCATTCCGGTGCCGGACGTCGGGACCCGTGTCAGCGGTATCCAGGCGGGCGACTACGACTATGCAGAGTTCATCTCGGGGGACCTCTACGAGACCCTCAAGAACGACTCTTCGGTGCGGATCCACCTTAGCGGCGCGCCGATCTTCGGTCTCGTCTTCATGAATTCGAAGCAAGGCCTGCTGAAGGACAACCACCTGCTGCGCCGGGCGATTCAGACCGCGCTCAACAAGGAAGAGGCGCTGCGCGTGTCGGTCGGCCAGGAAGAGCTCTGGGATGCCAACGGCTCCTTCTTCCCCAAGGGCAACATCTGGTATTCCGAATCGGGCGCCGAGGCCTACAGCGAGGGCGATCCGGAGAAAGCCAAGAAGATGGCCGAAGAGGCGGGCTACGACGGTACTCCGATCAAGCTCCTCGTTTCGACCAACTACAAGACGCACTTCGATCAGGCCACGGTGTTCACCCGTCAGTTGGCGGACGCCGGCATCAACGTGCAGATGGTGGTGGTCGACTGGGCCACGCTGCTGAAGAAGCGGGCGCAGCCGGACCAGTGGGACATGTTCGTCACTCACCACGGCAACATTCCCGACCCGATCCTGCTGACGGCCCTGAACGACAGCTATCCCGGATGGTGGGTCACCGACGAGAAGACCAGCCTCAAGGCTCAGTTCACCGGCACTTCCGACCTGAACGCGCGCCGCGAGGCCTGGTCGAAGCTGCAGGCCCTCATCTACGAGCAGGTGCCGACCATGAAGGTGGGCGATGTCTACTCCTACAACATCGCCTCGCCGGGCCTGAAGGGTATCGGCGACAGCACCTTGATCTGGCCGCACTTCTGGGGCGTTTCCAAGTGA
- a CDS encoding SDR family NAD(P)-dependent oxidoreductase gives MGLAECFRLEGKKLFITGGSRGLGREMALAIAEAGADVALAARDAVSLKSVAEEIRALGRQAWTFPADIGDPQACQDACEKALRDAGPFDILINNVGGRRSNVPVEQQSLAQWQELIDLNLTSAFVCCKVIGGAMIERGRGGRVINISSINGVIAGRNIAGRHYETAKAGIIQLTRSLAVDWAPHRITVNAICPGIFATEPNKAWAEKHPEIIESYVSNIPLGELGAPEDLGPLAVYLASDASRYMTGASLVIDGGYTCW, from the coding sequence TTGGGATTGGCAGAATGCTTCCGTCTTGAAGGGAAGAAGCTCTTCATCACGGGCGGAAGCCGGGGGCTGGGCCGGGAGATGGCCCTGGCCATCGCCGAAGCGGGAGCCGACGTGGCCCTTGCGGCGCGCGATGCGGTCAGCCTAAAGAGTGTCGCTGAGGAAATTCGCGCTCTTGGCAGACAAGCCTGGACCTTTCCCGCGGATATCGGCGACCCTCAGGCCTGCCAGGACGCCTGCGAGAAGGCGCTCCGCGACGCCGGCCCCTTCGACATCCTGATTAACAACGTCGGCGGCCGCCGGAGCAACGTGCCGGTCGAGCAGCAGTCTCTGGCGCAATGGCAGGAACTGATCGATCTCAACCTGACGAGCGCCTTCGTGTGCTGTAAGGTGATCGGCGGTGCGATGATTGAAAGAGGCCGGGGGGGGCGGGTCATCAACATCTCGTCGATCAACGGCGTGATTGCGGGGCGGAATATCGCCGGGCGGCATTATGAGACGGCCAAGGCCGGGATTATCCAACTGACGCGCAGCCTGGCGGTCGACTGGGCGCCGCATCGCATCACCGTCAATGCCATCTGTCCGGGAATCTTTGCGACCGAGCCAAACAAGGCCTGGGCCGAGAAGCACCCGGAAATCATCGAGTCCTACGTCAGCAACATTCCTCTGGGCGAGCTGGGGGCCCCCGAAGATCTCGGGCCTCTGGCCGTGTACCTGGCCAGCGACGCCTCGCGCTACATGACCGGGGCTTCCCTGGTCATAGACGGCGGATATACTTGTTGGTAG
- a CDS encoding DSD1 family PLP-dependent enzyme, translating to MTTCPAARIGDRWEDIDTPALVVELDILEENLRRMAAFAKDKGIRLRPHAKSHKCPAIARKQVELGAVGVCCQKVTEAESLAEGGITDILITNQIVGERKLNRLVALARRIKVAVCADHSDNLRELDAAARNFDTTLSVLVEIDVGSHRCGVQPGEPAVALAREIAAAKNLRFGGIQAYHGRAQHQRTYEERQQTIEAASALVEQTCALLAAEGLECDIIGGAGTGTYPFETASGVYNELQVGSYVFLDRDYSLNLDAEGRQADDFTQSLFIKSTVLSTPEPDRAVTDAGLKAYTTDAGLPGVHAMPGAEVLAAADEHCNIRFHGPHQRPQLGETVMLIPGHCDPAVNLHDWIIGLRNGRVESIWPVAARGAVL from the coding sequence ATGACCACTTGCCCCGCGGCCAGAATCGGCGACAGATGGGAAGACATCGACACGCCCGCGTTGGTCGTTGAGCTCGACATTCTGGAAGAAAACCTGCGGCGCATGGCCGCCTTCGCGAAAGACAAGGGCATCCGGCTGCGGCCCCACGCGAAGTCGCACAAATGCCCGGCGATCGCGCGCAAGCAGGTCGAACTCGGCGCCGTTGGCGTCTGCTGCCAGAAGGTCACAGAGGCGGAATCGCTGGCCGAAGGCGGCATCACTGACATTCTGATTACCAATCAGATCGTTGGGGAGCGTAAACTCAACCGCCTGGTGGCTCTCGCCCGGCGCATCAAGGTCGCGGTCTGCGCCGATCACTCGGACAATCTGCGCGAGCTCGACGCCGCCGCCCGGAATTTCGACACCACCCTTTCGGTGCTGGTGGAGATCGACGTCGGCTCCCACCGCTGCGGCGTTCAGCCGGGAGAGCCCGCGGTGGCCCTCGCGCGGGAGATCGCCGCGGCGAAAAACCTGCGCTTCGGCGGCATCCAGGCCTATCACGGCCGCGCCCAGCACCAGCGGACCTACGAAGAGCGGCAGCAGACGATCGAAGCCGCCTCGGCCCTTGTCGAGCAGACCTGCGCCTTGCTGGCCGCGGAAGGCCTGGAGTGCGACATCATCGGCGGCGCGGGCACGGGGACCTATCCCTTCGAAACGGCCAGCGGCGTCTACAACGAGCTGCAGGTCGGATCCTACGTCTTCCTGGACCGCGACTATTCCCTGAACCTGGATGCGGAAGGCCGCCAGGCGGATGATTTCACCCAAAGCCTTTTCATCAAGTCGACGGTGCTGAGCACGCCGGAGCCCGATCGCGCCGTGACCGACGCCGGCCTGAAGGCCTACACCACGGACGCGGGGCTTCCGGGCGTCCATGCCATGCCGGGCGCCGAAGTTCTGGCGGCCGCCGACGAGCACTGCAACATCCGCTTTCACGGGCCGCACCAGCGCCCGCAACTGGGCGAGACGGTCATGCTGATCCCGGGCCACTGCGATCCCGCGGTCAACCTGCATGACTGGATCATCGGGCTGCGCAACGGCCGGGTCGAATCCATTTGGCCGGTCGCGGCGAGAGGCGCGGTACTGTAA
- a CDS encoding amino acid deaminase translates to MAEDCLDNLLLDDTLKGVPGGQPPFRIADAGGLGWNLLAEDLPLPVAVLKESAIEHNSAWMKAFLAASGVLLAPHGKTTMSPQLFHRQLRDGAWGITLATIQQVQAARRFGIGRILLANQLVGKQAIRYVLDELEKDPDFDFYCLVDSVEGVESLARAARERGLSRPLQVLIEGGLQGARTGCRDLDEALAVSRAVGAHAPLLALRGVEGFEGIIADPDPVAAAKRVAAFLRFLGDIAKRCEAEGLLAPGPVILTAGGSAFYDIVAEIFNELEFDREKYVVIRSGCYLTHDSIMYDNFARQMHERSQVVRDIGSPLRPALEVWAYVQSRPETNRVFLILGKRDCSYDAGLPRPAAWFRPGSHRSPQELSQGHECVEINDQHLFMDVPDDSPLSVGDMVSFGISHPCLTFDKWQAVAIVDDDYNVVSMIRTFF, encoded by the coding sequence ATGGCCGAAGACTGCCTCGACAACCTGCTTCTGGACGACACGCTCAAAGGCGTTCCCGGCGGCCAGCCCCCCTTCCGCATCGCGGATGCCGGCGGCCTGGGCTGGAACCTGCTCGCCGAAGACCTGCCGCTTCCCGTCGCGGTCCTGAAGGAATCGGCCATCGAGCACAACAGCGCGTGGATGAAGGCGTTCCTGGCGGCCAGCGGTGTCCTCTTGGCCCCCCATGGCAAGACCACCATGAGTCCTCAGCTGTTCCATCGCCAGCTGCGCGACGGCGCCTGGGGCATCACCCTGGCGACCATCCAGCAGGTCCAGGCGGCGCGGCGCTTCGGCATCGGACGGATCCTTCTCGCCAACCAGTTGGTCGGAAAGCAGGCAATCCGCTACGTCCTGGACGAACTGGAGAAGGATCCGGACTTCGACTTCTATTGCCTGGTGGATTCGGTGGAGGGCGTCGAGTCGCTCGCCCGGGCGGCGCGCGAACGCGGCCTCTCCCGCCCCCTCCAGGTGCTGATCGAAGGCGGACTCCAAGGCGCCCGGACCGGCTGCCGCGACCTGGACGAGGCCCTGGCCGTATCGCGCGCCGTGGGCGCTCACGCCCCGCTGCTCGCCCTGCGCGGCGTCGAGGGCTTCGAAGGGATCATCGCCGACCCGGACCCTGTGGCGGCGGCGAAGCGCGTCGCCGCTTTCCTGCGCTTCCTGGGCGACATCGCCAAGCGCTGCGAGGCGGAGGGCCTCCTGGCCCCGGGCCCGGTGATCCTGACCGCCGGGGGTTCCGCCTTCTACGACATCGTCGCCGAGATCTTCAACGAACTGGAGTTCGACCGCGAAAAGTACGTCGTGATCCGCTCGGGCTGCTATCTCACCCACGATTCGATCATGTACGACAACTTCGCCCGGCAGATGCACGAACGCTCGCAGGTCGTGCGCGATATCGGCAGCCCCCTCCGCCCTGCCCTGGAGGTCTGGGCCTACGTCCAGTCGCGGCCCGAGACCAACCGCGTCTTTCTCATCCTCGGTAAAAGGGACTGCAGCTACGACGCCGGCCTGCCCAGGCCGGCGGCCTGGTTCCGTCCCGGCAGCCATCGCTCTCCACAGGAGCTGTCCCAGGGACACGAGTGCGTGGAGATCAACGACCAGCACCTGTTCATGGATGTGCCGGACGACTCTCCGCTTAGCGTCGGCGACATGGTGTCCTTCGGCATCTCGCATCCCTGCCTGACCTTCGACAAATGGCAGGCCGTAGCGATCGTCGACGACGACTACAACGTCGTGTCGATGATTCGCACATTCTTCTAG
- a CDS encoding RidA family protein, giving the protein MTKQAIGGISDQKLPFSKAFRAGDFIFVSGQVAFDQNGRLLDGGIEAQTDQVMRNVEAVLKEADCGLGDIVKTTVWLADARDFGRFNATYAKYFPDNPPARSTVESRLMIDAKIEIEVVAYKPLG; this is encoded by the coding sequence ATGACCAAGCAAGCCATCGGCGGCATCAGCGACCAGAAACTCCCCTTCTCCAAGGCTTTCAGGGCCGGCGACTTCATCTTCGTCTCGGGCCAGGTCGCCTTCGACCAGAACGGCCGCCTGCTGGATGGCGGCATCGAGGCGCAGACCGATCAGGTCATGCGGAATGTCGAAGCCGTCCTCAAGGAGGCCGACTGCGGCCTGGGAGACATCGTCAAGACCACCGTCTGGCTTGCCGACGCGCGCGACTTCGGTCGCTTCAACGCGACCTATGCGAAGTATTTCCCGGACAACCCGCCGGCGCGTTCGACCGTGGAATCCCGCCTGATGATCGACGCCAAGATCGAGATCGAGGTCGTCGCCTACAAACCCCTCGGATGA
- a CDS encoding alanine racemase → MRITDLPTPSLVLDRAKLVRNIQRMAEAARRHGVALRPHLKTSKSIDVARLALEGQAGGIAVSTLKEAEYFVRHGIADVHYAVSIVPDKLERVAAIQNRGARVTVITDSVEVARAIDAKGQELDHTFHVLIEIDCGEGRSGVYADSPEMLKIAELIDRSPKAALAGVMSHAGHSYGCRSLAEIEEVAEAERAAAVTAAERIRMLEIACPTVSVGSTPTALHARGLEGVTEMRPGVYMFGDMFQAQIGSCAVSDLAVSVITEVISHRAPLGRLLIDAGALALSKDRSTQDTPNDIGFGLVAGLDGRPLAPQLHVGKVYQEHGQIVLTEDTPADSLPVGARLRVYPNHICMTGAMYGEYYVVDSEHGDGEEIVAVWPRTNGW, encoded by the coding sequence ATGAGAATCACAGATCTGCCCACGCCGTCGCTGGTCCTCGACCGGGCGAAACTCGTCAGAAACATCCAGCGCATGGCGGAGGCCGCGCGGCGGCACGGCGTGGCCTTGCGGCCGCACCTGAAGACCTCCAAGTCCATCGACGTGGCGCGGCTCGCCCTGGAAGGCCAAGCGGGCGGCATCGCGGTTTCCACCTTGAAGGAAGCCGAGTATTTCGTGCGCCACGGGATTGCCGATGTGCACTATGCCGTCAGCATCGTCCCCGACAAGCTGGAGCGGGTCGCCGCGATCCAGAACCGGGGCGCCCGCGTGACCGTGATCACCGACAGCGTCGAGGTGGCCCGGGCCATCGACGCCAAGGGCCAGGAGCTGGACCATACCTTTCACGTACTGATCGAAATCGATTGCGGCGAAGGCCGCTCGGGCGTCTATGCGGACAGCCCGGAGATGCTCAAGATCGCCGAGCTGATCGATCGCTCCCCCAAGGCCGCCCTCGCCGGGGTCATGAGCCACGCCGGACACTCCTACGGCTGCCGCAGCCTTGCCGAGATCGAGGAGGTGGCCGAAGCCGAGCGCGCCGCCGCGGTGACCGCCGCCGAGCGAATCCGGATGCTGGAAATCGCCTGCCCGACCGTCAGCGTGGGCTCGACCCCGACGGCCCTGCACGCGCGCGGCCTGGAGGGCGTCACGGAGATGCGTCCGGGCGTCTACATGTTCGGCGACATGTTCCAGGCGCAGATCGGTTCCTGCGCGGTCTCCGACCTGGCGGTTTCGGTGATAACGGAGGTCATCAGCCACCGCGCGCCCCTGGGGCGCCTGTTGATCGATGCCGGCGCCCTGGCCCTGTCGAAGGACCGCAGCACGCAAGACACTCCGAACGATATCGGCTTCGGCCTGGTGGCCGGTCTGGACGGCCGCCCCCTGGCCCCCCAGTTGCACGTCGGCAAGGTCTACCAGGAGCATGGGCAGATCGTACTGACCGAGGACACGCCGGCGGATAGCCTGCCGGTCGGGGCGCGCCTGCGGGTCTATCCGAACCACATCTGCATGACGGGCGCCATGTACGGCGAGTACTACGTCGTCGACAGCGAGCACGGCGACGGCGAGGAAATCGTGGCCGTCTGGCCCCGCACCAACGGCTGGTAG